One window of Patescibacteria group bacterium genomic DNA carries:
- the mnmA gene encoding tRNA 2-thiouridine(34) synthase MnmA, translated as MTKHKLKVAVGMSGGVDSSVAAALLKKQGYDVIGIFMHFWSDPHYAEKQTIANKCCSVDAKVDARLVAEKLKIPLYTFNLDQDFKKYIVTDFLDQYKRGLTPNPCVRCNQFIKFGLFWEKAKALGCDFISTGHYAQVKKDKKGFHLLEGKDKVKDQSYFLYRLTPEILRHCLFPVGQYKKEQIRKIAQKLNLLVFAKRDSQEICFIPEKTPEEFLKRYLKLKSGAIINTEGKKIGKHQGIALYTIGQRKGLDLNGGPWYVVDLNFTKNQVVVAKENTHPALFNDIMYLTEVNWLQKIKLPAKLEVRIRYRHKNEKGILTKVNNKIYQVKFIKKQRAITPGQSAVFYKNGEVLGGGIIIKTLRNYE; from the coding sequence ATGACAAAACATAAATTAAAAGTCGCTGTCGGCATGTCTGGCGGTGTTGATTCCTCAGTTGCCGCCGCTTTATTAAAAAAACAAGGCTATGATGTCATTGGTATTTTTATGCATTTTTGGTCTGACCCTCATTATGCTGAAAAACAAACCATTGCCAATAAATGCTGTTCAGTTGATGCCAAGGTAGATGCGCGATTAGTGGCTGAAAAATTAAAAATTCCGCTTTACACTTTTAATTTAGATCAAGATTTTAAAAAATATATTGTCACTGATTTTTTGGACCAGTATAAGAGGGGATTAACCCCAAATCCTTGCGTGCGCTGCAATCAGTTTATTAAATTTGGTTTATTCTGGGAAAAAGCTAAGGCATTGGGTTGTGATTTTATTTCAACAGGTCATTATGCCCAGGTCAAAAAAGACAAAAAAGGATTTCATCTACTGGAAGGCAAGGATAAAGTCAAAGACCAGTCATATTTTTTATATCGTTTAACTCCAGAGATTTTAAGACATTGTCTTTTTCCAGTTGGCCAGTACAAAAAAGAGCAAATTAGAAAAATCGCTCAAAAATTAAATCTACTTGTTTTTGCCAAACGAGATTCCCAGGAAATTTGTTTTATCCCTGAAAAAACTCCAGAGGAATTTTTGAAGCGCTACTTAAAATTAAAATCCGGAGCTATTATTAACACTGAAGGCAAAAAAATAGGTAAACATCAAGGCATTGCTTTATATACCATTGGCCAGCGCAAAGGTTTGGATTTAAATGGCGGACCATGGTATGTGGTTGATTTAAATTTTACCAAAAATCAAGTTGTGGTTGCCAAAGAAAATACACATCCAGCCTTATTTAATGATATAATGTATTTAACAGAAGTTAATTGGCTGCAAAAAATAAAATTGCCTGCCAAATTAGAAGTTAGGATTCGCTATAGGCATAAAAATGAAAAAGGCATTCTTACCAAGGTTAATAATAAAATTTATCAAGTTAAATTTATAAAAAAACAAAGAGCGATCACACCTGGACAGTCAGCTGTTTTTTATAAAAATGGGGAAGTGCTTGGAGGAGGCATAATTATTAAAACCCTACGAAATTACGAATAA
- the rpsK gene encoding 30S ribosomal protein S11, with the protein MANEATTTEKNPISAGPETTTEAGKQKKNKILRQIAHGRAYIQATYNNTIVTLTDLNGNVLSWSSAGQNNFKGPKKSTPYAASVIVKNAIDKAKAYGLKNVNVYVKGVGTGREAAVRALNTYGLNVLTINDVTPIPHNGCRHRKPRRV; encoded by the coding sequence ATGGCAAACGAAGCAACAACAACTGAAAAAAATCCTATCTCAGCAGGCCCTGAAACTACCACAGAGGCCGGTAAACAGAAGAAAAACAAAATTCTCCGGCAGATTGCTCATGGTCGGGCTTATATTCAGGCTACATACAATAATACTATAGTAACTCTAACCGATTTAAATGGTAATGTTTTATCGTGGTCAAGCGCTGGCCAGAATAATTTTAAAGGCCCTAAAAAATCCACTCCTTATGCGGCAAGTGTAATTGTTAAAAATGCGATAGATAAAGCCAAAGCTTATGGCCTGAAAAACGTAAATGTTTATGTTAAAGGAGTCGGGACTGGCAGGGAAGCGGCAGTTAGAGCCTTAAACACCTATGGTTTGAATGTTTTAACAATCAATGATGTTACTCCGATACCGCATAATGGCTGCCGCCACCGCAAACCAAGACGCGTCTAA
- a CDS encoding DUF362 domain-containing protein → MYLVTKTKSSDSLKTDIHKLIQPIIGNLSDFIKPTDRVLLKPNFNTSDPFPGSTSIDFLQAVIEIFSEAKPKELIVGESCTYFLNTEKVCHDIGAPEVMQKFNVTWHNFETGDWVKVNVPGGKYFKSIKIPKIVQEVDKIILLPCLKTHFLAAYTGALKINIGMLKPSQRSLLHLNHLQERVAEVASVIKPSLIIMDGRKCFTEGGPDKGKLEEPKVLMASNDMVAIDIEGIKIIQSYKANNKLGTDPWALTQIKHAVELGIGVKSKNDYQLVEI, encoded by the coding sequence ATGTATTTAGTAACTAAAACCAAATCATCAGACTCACTTAAGACCGACATCCATAAATTAATCCAGCCAATCATCGGCAATCTTTCAGATTTCATCAAACCCACTGACCGAGTTTTATTAAAACCCAATTTCAATACCTCTGATCCTTTTCCTGGTTCAACATCCATAGATTTCCTTCAAGCTGTGATTGAAATATTTTCTGAAGCTAAGCCAAAAGAATTAATAGTAGGTGAATCATGCACCTATTTTTTAAATACTGAAAAGGTTTGCCATGATATTGGCGCGCCTGAAGTGATGCAAAAATTTAATGTCACTTGGCATAATTTTGAAACAGGGGATTGGGTTAAAGTTAATGTTCCCGGCGGAAAATATTTTAAAAGCATCAAGATTCCTAAAATAGTTCAAGAGGTAGATAAGATTATTTTACTGCCTTGTTTAAAAACTCATTTCTTGGCTGCTTATACAGGCGCTTTAAAAATAAATATTGGCATGCTCAAGCCTTCACAAAGAAGCCTCTTACATTTAAATCATCTACAGGAAAGAGTTGCTGAGGTTGCCTCTGTTATTAAACCCTCTCTAATCATCATGGATGGCCGAAAATGTTTTACTGAAGGCGGACCAGACAAAGGCAAGCTTGAAGAACCCAAAGTTTTAATGGCCTCAAATGACATGGTTGCCATTGATATTGAAGGAATTAAAATTATTCAAAGTTATAAAGCAAATAATAAACTAGGCACTGATCCCTGGGCATTAACTCAAATTAAACACGCAGTTGAACTGGGCATTGGCGTAAAGTCAAAAAATGATTATCAATTAGTAGAAATTTAA
- the infA gene encoding translation initiation factor IF-1, giving the protein MVANDNNSPKPGKDFIEMKGRILELLPAGSFKIKLENGQEILGFLSGKMRMNKIRLSPGDEVRVELTPYDLSKGRITYRF; this is encoded by the coding sequence ATGGTAGCAAACGACAATAATTCCCCCAAACCTGGCAAGGATTTTATTGAAATGAAAGGCAGAATTTTAGAGCTTTTACCAGCGGGCAGCTTTAAAATTAAGCTGGAAAACGGACAAGAAATTCTAGGATTTCTGTCTGGCAAAATGAGAATGAATAAAATCAGATTATCGCCTGGCGATGAGGTTAGAGTGGAATTAACGCCTTATGATTTATCAAAAGGCCGTATCACTTACAGATTTTAA
- the rpsM gene encoding 30S ribosomal protein S13: protein MPIRIGGVTIPQEKRIEISLTYIYGLGNTTAKKILAAVKIDKNKRTKDLTADEENKLREFIQKNYKIEGDLKREVLGNIKRLKEIKSYRGSRHEKRLPSRGQRTKTNSRTVRGNVRITLMSGRKVSAQKT from the coding sequence ATGCCGATCCGTATTGGAGGTGTCACCATACCTCAGGAAAAAAGAATAGAAATCTCCTTAACCTATATTTATGGCTTAGGAAATACAACAGCTAAAAAAATTCTAGCTGCGGTTAAAATTGATAAAAATAAAAGAACAAAGGATTTAACCGCTGATGAAGAAAATAAATTACGAGAATTTATCCAGAAAAATTATAAAATTGAAGGCGATCTAAAAAGAGAAGTCCTGGGAAACATCAAAAGATTAAAAGAAATTAAATCATATCGTGGCAGCCGGCATGAAAAAAGATTGCCTAGCAGAGGCCAAAGAACAAAGACTAATTCACGCACAGTCAGAGGAAATGTCAGAATAACCTTAATGAGCGGCAGAAAAGTATCTGCTCAAAAAACATAA
- a CDS encoding TIGR00730 family Rossman fold protein — translation MPTKKKIKVPLHPMEQQIHLQKMSDITWRIFRIMSEFVEGFEFLSQFHKEVTIYGSTHLGTDTKWGKVAEQLGKILAKHGYTVITGGGPGIMESANKGAFSINPAKSVGINIQLPMEQRTNPYVAKSKGFYYFFTRKVMLAASAQAYIFFPGGFGTLDEVTEIITLIQTSKMQKIPVILVGKAFWQPFVNWIDKEMIKEYKTVMPKDRKIFTVVNTAEEALKIIKTTKERTIF, via the coding sequence ATGCCAACCAAAAAGAAAATCAAAGTCCCTCTCCACCCCATGGAACAACAAATTCATTTACAAAAGATGAGCGATATTACCTGGCGCATTTTTCGCATTATGTCGGAATTTGTGGAAGGTTTTGAATTTTTATCCCAATTCCATAAAGAAGTGACAATTTATGGCTCCACTCATTTAGGCACTGATACAAAATGGGGCAAAGTTGCAGAACAATTAGGAAAAATTTTGGCAAAACACGGCTATACTGTCATTACTGGCGGAGGTCCAGGCATTATGGAATCAGCCAATAAAGGCGCTTTTAGCATTAATCCTGCAAAATCAGTGGGCATAAACATTCAGTTACCCATGGAACAAAGAACAAATCCCTATGTAGCCAAAAGCAAAGGTTTTTATTATTTCTTTACCCGCAAAGTTATGTTAGCTGCTTCAGCCCAAGCCTATATTTTTTTCCCAGGCGGTTTCGGCACCTTAGACGAAGTTACTGAAATAATAACTTTAATCCAAACCAGTAAAATGCAAAAAATACCTGTTATTTTAGTGGGCAAGGCTTTTTGGCAGCCATTTGTTAACTGGATTGATAAAGAAATGATCAAAGAATACAAAACAGTTATGCCTAAGGACCGCAAAATTTTTACTGTGGTAAATACTGCTGAAGAAGCATTAAAAATTATTAAAACGACAAAAGAACGTACTATTTTCTAA
- a CDS encoding MFS transporter, whose product MTLRTIGTNHKFRLLYLAIFIFAVSDALFAYTQSTYLNQYLSLALVGLIFFIAYLITFIITNLYPNLIAKYSNFKTAIVSIILRIFCFIIFIIDASPLLIGLAFIFFIVSLILTFINLDIFLEAITKNSTTGITRGTYFTIYNLGWLVSPFIAGEILHYFNFIPLFYICLILNLVLLIIVYLRFKDFGNHYAKKQFKLYNTLTQILKNKDFRKIFYVSFLIQLFYAVEVVYGPIYLNQNIGLNWEQIGIIFTFMLIPFVVFEYPAGYLADKYWGEKEMLIIGMILMAISSIIMGYFTGVSLIFWGIILFLGRTGASIVEIMRETYFFKKVDVENIDIINSFRSTIPLAYLVAPIMAVILTYFSQFNYLFILLGLILLIGLYPILTLKDTK is encoded by the coding sequence ATGACATTACGAACCATAGGAACAAATCATAAATTCAGATTATTATATCTGGCTATTTTTATTTTTGCTGTCAGCGATGCTTTATTCGCCTATACGCAATCAACTTATTTAAACCAATATCTAAGTTTGGCACTTGTTGGCTTGATTTTTTTCATTGCTTATTTAATTACTTTTATTATTACCAATTTATATCCAAATCTTATTGCTAAATATAGTAATTTTAAAACCGCAATCGTCAGCATTATCCTCCGTATATTTTGTTTTATTATTTTTATCATTGATGCCAGCCCGCTTTTAATCGGCTTAGCTTTTATTTTTTTTATAGTTTCGCTAATATTAACTTTTATAAATTTGGATATTTTCTTAGAAGCTATTACCAAAAATTCAACAACTGGCATAACCAGAGGAACCTATTTTACTATTTACAATTTGGGTTGGCTTGTCTCACCATTTATAGCCGGCGAAATTTTACATTATTTTAATTTTATCCCTCTTTTTTATATATGTTTAATCCTCAACCTAGTACTGCTTATCATTGTTTATTTACGTTTTAAAGATTTTGGCAATCATTATGCTAAAAAACAATTCAAACTATATAACACCTTAACCCAAATCTTAAAAAACAAAGATTTTCGTAAAATTTTTTATGTTTCCTTTTTAATTCAGCTTTTTTATGCAGTAGAAGTTGTTTATGGACCGATTTATTTAAATCAAAATATTGGCTTAAACTGGGAACAAATCGGCATTATTTTCACTTTTATGCTAATCCCATTCGTGGTATTTGAATATCCTGCCGGGTATTTAGCTGACAAATATTGGGGTGAGAAAGAAATGCTAATTATTGGCATGATTTTAATGGCTATCTCTTCTATTATAATGGGATATTTTACTGGAGTGAGTTTGATTTTTTGGGGCATAATTTTATTTTTAGGCAGAACAGGCGCTAGCATAGTAGAAATCATGAGAGAAACCTATTTTTTCAAAAAAGTTGATGTTGAAAATATTGATATAATTAATTCCTTTAGATCTACAATCCCATTGGCGTATTTAGTAGCGCCAATTATGGCTGTTATCCTTACATATTTTTCTCAATTCAATTATTTATTTATCCTTTTAGGCCTGATTTTACTAATTGGTCTTTATCCAATATTAACCTTAAAAGATACTAAATAG
- a CDS encoding alanine--tRNA ligase produces the protein MLTAKELRQKYLDFFVSKGHKVIPSASLIPENDPTVLFTTAGMHPLVPYLMGETHPGGKKVTNVQKCIRTSDIEEVGDNRHLTFFEMMGNWSFGDYFKKEAIQWSWEFLTDPKWLGLDPQRIFITVFKGEEGIPKDDESLKVWENIFKKEKITHEIAKNEHVDDTTRIIPLGKEDNFWIAGATGPCGADTEMFYDTNPQAGALDDKFSNLVKTGRLIEIWNDVFMEFNLTADGKYEKLKQQNVDTGMGVERTITVLNGYENVFQTELFLPLLKKIEELSNKKYQDNERAFRIIADHIKAATMIMGDNKSISPSNVGQGYIIRRLIRRAVRYGKQLGINTTFTFKISEVVIDMYKDIYPEVKENKEFIINQLVQEEEKFQKTLELGLDKFTAIARKKQKNGEFISLEDEVAQRLYNGDAFDLFQSYGFPLEMTIEEAKNSGIKIDEELLRKKFNDQLKKHQELSRTASAGKFKGGLADTSEQTTKLHTAAHLMLAALRQVLGLQVLQKGSNITAERLRFDFNYDKKMTPEQLKEVEDLVNEQIAQKIPVASDEMTIEEAKKQGAMGVFEHKYGDKVKVYSIGNFSKEICGGPHAKNTGELGRFKIKKEESSSAGIRRIKAVLE, from the coding sequence ATGTTAACTGCTAAAGAATTAAGACAAAAATATCTTGATTTTTTTGTTTCCAAAGGGCATAAGGTCATACCCAGCGCTTCTTTAATTCCGGAAAACGACCCAACCGTCTTATTTACCACTGCTGGCATGCATCCTTTGGTGCCATATTTAATGGGTGAAACTCATCCAGGCGGAAAAAAAGTAACTAATGTCCAGAAATGTATTCGTACTTCTGATATAGAAGAAGTTGGTGACAATCGCCACTTAACTTTTTTTGAAATGATGGGCAATTGGTCATTTGGCGATTATTTTAAAAAAGAAGCCATCCAGTGGTCTTGGGAATTTTTAACTGATCCAAAATGGCTGGGTTTAGATCCTCAAAGAATCTTTATTACGGTTTTTAAAGGTGAAGAAGGCATTCCTAAAGACGATGAATCTTTAAAAGTCTGGGAAAATATTTTTAAAAAAGAAAAGATTACCCATGAAATTGCTAAAAATGAACATGTTGATGATACCACTAGAATAATTCCCTTGGGCAAAGAAGATAATTTTTGGATCGCAGGCGCAACCGGACCCTGTGGCGCAGATACTGAAATGTTTTATGATACTAATCCGCAAGCAGGCGCCCTAGATGATAAATTTAGCAATTTAGTTAAAACCGGCCGTTTAATTGAAATCTGGAATGATGTTTTTATGGAATTTAATCTGACAGCTGACGGAAAATATGAAAAATTAAAACAACAGAATGTTGATACTGGCATGGGCGTGGAAAGAACAATTACGGTTTTAAATGGATATGAAAATGTTTTTCAGACTGAACTTTTTTTACCTTTATTAAAAAAGATTGAAGAATTGAGCAATAAAAAATATCAAGATAATGAAAGAGCATTTAGAATAATTGCTGATCATATTAAAGCAGCCACAATGATAATGGGTGATAACAAAAGCATTAGTCCATCAAATGTTGGCCAGGGTTACATAATTCGACGTTTGATTCGTCGTGCAGTCCGCTATGGCAAACAATTAGGAATTAATACAACTTTTACATTTAAAATCTCGGAAGTCGTGATTGATATGTATAAAGATATTTATCCTGAAGTTAAAGAAAATAAGGAATTTATAATAAACCAATTAGTTCAAGAAGAAGAAAAATTTCAAAAGACCCTAGAACTTGGTTTGGATAAATTTACAGCCATAGCTCGAAAAAAACAAAAAAATGGAGAATTTATATCTCTTGAAGATGAAGTTGCACAAAGACTTTACAATGGAGATGCTTTTGACCTTTTTCAATCTTATGGTTTCCCATTAGAAATGACCATTGAAGAAGCTAAAAATAGTGGCATAAAAATTGATGAAGAATTGTTACGAAAAAAATTTAATGACCAACTTAAAAAACACCAGGAGCTTTCCCGCACTGCTTCAGCAGGCAAGTTTAAAGGCGGCTTAGCAGATACCTCTGAACAGACTACTAAATTACATACTGCTGCCCATTTAATGCTGGCGGCTTTAAGGCAGGTTTTGGGTCTGCAAGTGCTCCAAAAGGGAAGTAATATCACGGCTGAAAGACTTCGTTTTGACTTTAATTATGATAAGAAAATGACACCTGAACAGCTCAAGGAAGTTGAGGATTTAGTTAATGAGCAAATAGCCCAAAAAATACCTGTAGCTAGTGACGAAATGACTATTGAAGAAGCTAAAAAACAAGGCGCCATGGGTGTTTTTGAGCATAAATATGGAGATAAGGTTAAAGTCTATTCAATCGGTAATTTTAGCAAAGAAATCTGTGGCGGACCCCATGCAAAAAATACTGGGGAATTGGGTAGATTTAAGATAAAAAAAGAAGAATCATCAAGTGCCGGCATCCGACGAATTAAAGCCGTACTTGAATAA
- the rpmJ gene encoding 50S ribosomal protein L36 — protein sequence MKVRTSVKKICKDCKVIRRKKRVWVICKIAKHKQRQG from the coding sequence ATGAAAGTCAGAACATCAGTAAAAAAAATCTGCAAAGACTGCAAAGTGATCAGACGCAAAAAAAGAGTCTGGGTAATTTGCAAAATTGCTAAACATAAGCAAAGACAAGGCTAA
- the mutL gene encoding DNA mismatch repair endonuclease MutL — protein MPQIKKLDQDLINKIAAGEVVERPASVVKELVENSIDAQADQINIEIKNGGIDLISILDNGSGMTADDAKLAIERHATSKISKIEDLFNIQTLGFRGEALASISAVSQFSLETKTKEGIEGAKLEIRDSKLEIGPCGCPQGTKITIKDLFYNVPARKKFLKSANTEYNNILEFITQFALINPQISFNLTHKSKLIFNLPKTNVWSERIKQILGQDIAKHLLAINQKGTIEISGFIGKPQIARNNRKAQFIFVNKRAIDDFIIAKAVKEGFGTLIPRELYPTFILNLNLPPQLVDVNVHPRKTEVKFQNLQEVYLTVMKAVQKCLAENILTQQFEDKSVPTRKFTLKSQAQETYKPSISYQPTFKNIRSQPSQVSQALEFSKQILNGEFAEEKEPQLIGAWRLIGQIHNSYLMIEAPSAVLIIDQHAAAERILYERFKNEFATDNIKSQKLLLPLTLELSHREIEILNQSLEFLRNLGFDIEIFSNNSFIVNAVPQELDKLDIKQTILGLINDLEEHDFNSAKSIDEKKDLVIKYAACRTAVKFQDKLEPAEQIKLLQDVMVMMDKINTCPHGRPFIMELTLDQLAKNFKRK, from the coding sequence ATGCCGCAAATAAAAAAATTAGACCAAGACTTAATCAATAAAATCGCTGCTGGCGAAGTAGTAGAACGCCCAGCTTCTGTTGTCAAAGAATTAGTTGAAAACTCTATTGATGCGCAGGCCGATCAAATAAATATTGAAATAAAAAACGGGGGAATTGATTTAATATCTATCCTAGATAATGGCTCTGGCATGACAGCAGATGATGCCAAACTGGCCATTGAACGCCACGCAACTTCTAAAATTTCCAAAATAGAAGATCTTTTTAATATCCAGACCTTGGGTTTTCGCGGTGAAGCACTGGCCAGTATTTCTGCTGTCTCGCAATTTTCTTTAGAAACAAAAACCAAAGAGGGGATTGAAGGCGCAAAATTAGAAATTAGAGATTCAAAATTAGAGATTGGGCCATGTGGTTGTCCCCAAGGAACTAAAATTACTATCAAGGATTTATTCTATAATGTACCGGCGCGTAAAAAATTCTTAAAGTCAGCCAACACTGAATATAATAATATTTTAGAATTCATCACCCAATTTGCTTTAATTAATCCGCAAATCAGCTTTAATTTAACTCATAAAAGCAAGCTGATTTTTAATTTGCCCAAAACAAATGTTTGGTCAGAACGCATAAAACAAATTTTAGGCCAGGATATTGCCAAACATTTATTGGCTATAAACCAAAAGGGAACAATTGAGATTTCTGGTTTTATTGGCAAGCCGCAAATTGCCAGAAACAATCGTAAGGCTCAGTTTATTTTTGTTAATAAACGCGCCATTGATGACTTTATAATTGCCAAAGCAGTTAAAGAAGGCTTTGGGACATTAATTCCTAGAGAACTTTATCCCACTTTTATTTTAAATTTAAATTTACCACCTCAATTAGTTGATGTTAATGTTCACCCGCGCAAAACAGAGGTCAAATTCCAAAATTTACAGGAAGTTTATCTTACAGTTATGAAAGCAGTGCAAAAATGTCTGGCTGAAAATATTTTAACTCAGCAATTTGAGGATAAATCAGTTCCTACCAGGAAATTTACTTTAAAATCACAAGCTCAAGAAACATATAAGCCTTCAATTTCTTATCAGCCGACTTTTAAAAATATTCGTTCCCAGCCCAGCCAGGTTTCACAGGCTTTGGAATTTTCCAAACAGATTTTAAATGGGGAATTTGCAGAAGAAAAAGAACCGCAGTTGATCGGCGCTTGGCGCTTGATTGGGCAAATACATAACTCTTATTTAATGATAGAAGCGCCAAGCGCCGTGCTCATCATTGACCAGCATGCCGCGGCTGAAAGAATTCTGTATGAAAGATTTAAAAATGAATTTGCAACTGATAATATTAAAAGCCAAAAACTTTTATTGCCCTTAACTCTTGAATTATCGCATCGCGAAATTGAAATTTTAAATCAAAGCTTAGAATTTTTAAGAAATTTAGGATTTGATATTGAAATTTTTAGTAACAATTCATTTATCGTTAATGCCGTACCGCAGGAATTAGACAAACTGGATATTAAACAAACAATTTTGGGCCTGATTAATGATCTGGAAGAGCATGATTTTAATTCGGCCAAATCAATTGATGAGAAAAAAGATTTAGTAATAAAATACGCTGCCTGCAGAACTGCGGTTAAATTCCAAGACAAATTAGAGCCAGCTGAACAGATTAAATTGCTCCAAGATGTCATGGTCATGATGGATAAAATCAATACTTGTCCGCACGGCCGGCCATTTATTATGGAATTAACTTTGGACCAACTCGCCAAAAATTTCAAACGGAAATAA